The proteins below come from a single Triticum aestivum cultivar Chinese Spring chromosome 5D, IWGSC CS RefSeq v2.1, whole genome shotgun sequence genomic window:
- the LOC123123594 gene encoding uncharacterized protein produces MQKEVLSGKYGTEQGDNYLAHEMIFLPMNLQSLHWYLAVVNTHKREIQILDSMLDHEDRLELRQTLLGMEAHVNLSLRMKGAQNSNWPDSLLSKWPVFVKKTPQRSDGCSCGLFVLKNMESWTGDEHTDEFKQVHIDKFGRELPAMLVSSPLNKLRKRYLEATAKMDEDSKMDQD; encoded by the exons ATGCAGAAGGAGGTTCTGTCTGGAAAATATGGTACAGAGCAAGGGGACAATTACCTTGCTCATGAGATG ataTTCCTGCCTATGAATCTGCAGAGCCTGCACTGGTATTTGGCCGTAGTGAACACACACAAAAGGGAGATCCAGATCCTTGACTCCATGCTCGATCACGAAGACCGCCTAGAACTGCGCCAAACC CTGCTAGGTATGGAAGCACATGTGAATCTATCTCTAAGAATGAAGGGGGCCCAAAATAGCAACTGGCCTGACTCACTACTGTCAAAATGGCCAGTTTTTGTGAAGAAGACCCCACAGCGGTCAGATGG TTGTTCATGTGGGCTATTTGTTCTTAAAAATATGGAATCCTGGACAGGAGACGAGCACACTGACGAGTTCAAGCAG GTTCACATTGACAAATTCGGAAGGGAACTACCTGCTATGCTGGTCAGCTCGCCACTTAACAAGTTGAGGAAGCGCTACCTTGAAGCAACAGCCAAGATGGACGAAGACTCCAAGATGGACCAAGACTGA